The Cyclobacterium amurskyense genome contains the following window.
AAAGTACATGTGCATGCAGATGCAAAACTTAGTAGGCAGTCTTACGTGAATAAGGCAGAGATTCTGCTTACAAATAAAAGGGAAACCTTAATAGTTCCAGTACATGGATTAAGGAAAAAGCTTGCCTTAAAAGACGTTAAAATAGATTATCATCAAAAATGGTTGAACGTTCACCTGAGAGGGATAAAAAGTGCCTATGGGAAATCCCCATTTTTTGAGTATTTTTATGACGATTTAGAGCAAATTTATTTGCGCAAGCCAAATTTTTTGATAGATTTAAATTTAGATTTACTGACACTTTGTCTTAAATTTTTACGATGGAATGTCAGTTTGGTAGTAAAGGAAAAGGAAGAGGAAGGTGACCAAAAAAATGACTTAAGAGGGATTATTCACCCTAAGTTGTTGACAAGCAGTGATTTGGTGTATAAGCCTTATCCTTACATGCAAATTTTTGGCCCAAACTTTGTTTCTAACCTGTCTATTGTGGATTTGTTGTTTTGTGAGGGGCCGGCAGCTAACGAAGTTTTGAACCTTTCCCGAAAGTAATTGAACAATAAGTGAAAAAGTTGTGTTTAAAAACAAATTCATTTGTATTAAATTGAGAATTGAAATATTACCATAAGAAAGGATATATATAATGGAAGCAAAATTTTCAAACAGAGTAAAAGAGGTGATCTCTCTTAGCCGCGAAGAAGCTTTGCGCTTGGGTCATGATTACATCGGTACAGAGCACCTCTTGTTAGGAATGATCCGTGAAGGTGAAGGTGTAGCTGTTTCCATTCTAAAGAAGTTGGGTGTTCCGTTGGATGAGTTGAGAAACGCCGTGGAGCGAGCAGTAAAGGGTACAGCCAATCACAATGTGAAAAACCTGGCCAATATACCCTTAACTAGACAGTCAGAAAAAGTGTTGAAAATCACTTATCTGGAAGCAAAAATTTTCAAAAGCCAACTAATAGGTACTGAGCATTTGTTGCTGTCAATACTAAGGGATGAGGACAATATCGCAACTCAGATTCTCCAAAAATTTGACGCTACTTACGATACTGTAAAAGAAATGTTGGAATTTCAAACGGACCAAACGCCTAGATCAGGTACAGAGGCCGATGATCCTGATGAAGAAGGATCCAAATTATTTGGGGCTTCAGGTGGCTCCTCAGGCAGTGCAAAAGGAACTACAGAAAAATCCAGAACTCCTGTTTTGGATAATTTCGGTAGAGACCTTACACGTATGGCCGAAGAAGATAAACTGGACCCAATCATTGGAAGAGAGAAGGAGATAGAAAGGGTGGCTCAAATACTTTCCAGGAGAAAGAAAAATAATCCTATATTAATAGGAGAACCTGGAGTTGGTAAAACAGCCATTGCAGAAGGTTTAGCTCTTAGGATTATACAGAAGAAAGTTTCTCGTGTACTGTTCAATAAAAGAGTAGTGACCCTTGATCTTGCCTCTTTAGTGGCAGGAACAAAATACAGAGGTCAATTTGAAGAAAGAATGAAAGCCGTAATGAACGAGCTTGAAAAATCTCCAAATGTCATCTTGTTTATAGATGAGCTACATACTATCGTAGGAGCTGGTGGAGCCAGTGGTTCCCTAGACGCATCCAATATGTTCAAACCTGCATTGGCAAGGGGAGAAATTCAATGTATAGGAGCGACGACTTTGGACGAATACAGACAGTATATTGAAAAAGATGGGGCTTTGGCCAGAAGATTTCAGATGGTGATGGTAGATGCTACCTCTCCTGAAGAAACCATTCAAATCTTAGAAAATATCAAGGATAAATACGAAGATCATCACAATGTAATTTATACGCCGGAGGCCATTAATGCATGTGTTAATCTTTCAGATAGATACATTTCTGATCGTTTTCTTCCAGATAAGGCAATCGATATTTTAGATGAAGCAGGTGCAAGGGTGCATATCAAAAACATTCACGTTCCTGAAAATATTCTAAAACTCGAAGACGAGGTAGAAAAGATAAAAGTCGAGAAAAACCGAGTAGTTAAAAGCCAAAAATACGAAGAGGCTGCTCAACTTAGAGACAAAGAGAAAAAGCTTCTTGAGCAATTGGAAAACGCCAAGGCCAAGTGGGAAGAAGAAAGTAAAACCAAACGTTATGCTGTTGAAGAAGACAATGTAGCTGAGGTGATTGCAATGATGACAGGTATACCTGCCAGAAGAATAGCTCAGAATGAAGGCGCCAAGTTGCTCAATATGGGCGAGGAACTGAAAGGTAAAGTGGTAGGTCAGGATGAAGCCATTAAAAAGTTAACCAAGGCCATACAACGTACTAGGGTAGGACTGAAAGATCCTAAGAAGCCTATTGGTTCTTTTGTCTTCCTTGGACCTACGGGGGTAGGGAAAACAGAATTAGCTAAAATGTTGGCTACTTACTTGTTTGACAAGGACGATTCTCTAGTGAGAATTGACATGTCTGAATACATGGAGAAATTCAGTGTTTCTCGTTTGGTAGGAGCGCCTCCAGGCTATGTGGGATACGAAGAAGGTGGTCAATTGACTGAAAAAGTCAGAAGAAAACCTTATTCTGTAGTCTTATTAGATGAGATAGAAAAAGCGCATCCTGATGTATTCAATATCCTTTTGCAGGTGCTTGACGATGGTGTGTTAACCGATGGGCTTGGTAGAAGAGTCGATTTCAGAAATACCATTATCATCATGACATCCAATATTGGTGTACGGGATCTTAAAGACTTCGGCGCAGGTATAGGTTTTGCATCCAAGGCCAAGGAAGAGAATATGGATGAGGTGATGAAGTCTACTATTCAGAATGCCCTTAAAAAAGCATTTAGCCCTGAGTTTTTGAACAGGTTGGATGATGTGGTCATCTTTAATTCGTTGAACAAGGAGCATATCCATAAAATTATAGATATCAGTTTAACGAAGTTGTTTGCCAGAATTACTGATTTGGGTTATACCATTGAACTTTCTGAGAAAGCAAAAGATTTCCTTTCCGAGAAAGGCTATGACAAACAATACGGTGCAAGGCCATTGAACAGAGCGATTCAAAAGTACCTTGAAGATGCTTTGGCTGAGGAAATCCTGAAAGGAGAATTGTCTGAAGGGGATGTTATCCTTGCAGATTATTCCGGTGAAGGTGAGGAGCTGGAGATTAAAGTAAACAAAAAAGAAAAAGCTGACTAAAACCAGTTTTGGATTAAAATAGTAAAAGGACAGTGTTTATCACTGTCCTTTTTTATGGTTAGATCTTTTTAGGGACAGAGCCTGTAGTTGCCTGAACATGAACTTTTTTTAGCTGCAAAGAGTTAATATTTATTGCTATCCGTAACCATTCGATGCCAATAGTTGATTAGACGGATAGAGTGAGTTGTCTTGTTTAGTTTGTGTCATATGCTTAATAATACGCTAAAATGAGTTTTTTTATTGAAATGCTATTAAAGCTATTTTTTATACTTTCCATCATACCATTTTTACTTTCTGAAAAACTTCAGAAAAAATATGATATGAAGATCAATCCACAGATAGCCTACACCTATTTTACTGGGCCTAAAAAAGTAGCACTGATTGGCGAGGAGTTTATTGAAGAAACCAGCGGAATGGCTGTTTCCAGAAAAAACCCATCTTGGATTTACGTTCACAATGATAGTGGTGGTGAGCCTGAGGTTTATATTTTGGATACTTTAGGTACTTTTCTTGGAACCATAAGGTTGGAAGGGGTGGAGAATCGTGACTGGGAAGATTTGGCTATTGGACCAGGGCCAGAAGAGGGGAAATCCTATTTGTATATTGGAGATATTGGTGACAATTTCGGAAAATTTGAGGGGTTGATCATATACAGGATTCCTGAGCCGGAGAGCTTGGAAAAAGAGATGACCGTTTCACCAGAAATCATTAAGCTGATTTTCCCTGATGGGCCAAAAGATACTGAGACTTTACTGGTAGATCCCATCAGCGGAGATTTATTTATTCTAACTAAAAGAGAAGCAAAAAACACACTTTATAAGGCTGCAGGGGATTTGCTGAAGGATGGGCATACTGTTGAATTAGAAAAAGTAATGCAATTGCCTATTACGCTTTCGGTAGGAGGGGATGTTTCTGCCGATGGTTCACAGGTGCTTATAAAAAATTATTGGGTAGTTTATTACTGGGAGAGAACAGAAGGTGAAACATTGGAACAAACATTGTCAGGGAAGGCCACTTTACTTCCTTATGAGCCTGAACCACAAGGTGAGGCCATAGCATTTTCACCAGAAGGAAATACTTATTTTACATTAAGCGAGAAAAAATTAAGGGTAAATCCAGTCTTGTATAGGTATGACAGGGCAGTAGTTGATAAATAAGTGTCTATTATCTGTTTATCAGTCAATTGTGTTTTTACTAAACATGAGGAATTATGCCTTGCAATCTACGATTAACCCCTTTTTCATTTTAGCTGGATAAGCATGATTGTGGTCTTTTTTTTAACCTTTACCTGCTTAGATCAGGTTTTCTCCTTGTTTTTGCATAATTTCACTATTAAAGCCATCTAATCATGAAATACACGAGAAGAGATTTTGTAAAAACCAATGCCCTTGTTGGTACAGGAGCATTGATGGGGTTTAACTTCATCCAACCGGAGGTAAAACCCGCACTTATGGGAGGTAAACCTGTAAGAACTGCTTCATGGCCGTCTTGGCCAAGGTGGAATCCTGACACAGATGAGTCTAGAGTTCTGGAAGTGTTGAGGAGTGGGGTTTGGTCCAGATCCGGAGTAGTAAAAGAGTTTGAGGATAAATGGGCAAATACCATAGGATCTAAAAGGTGTCTAACTGTCGTTAACGGTACCAATGCGCTAATAGCCGCATTAGTGCAGGCAGACATAGGTGGAGGAGATGAGGTTTTGGTTTCTTCTTATACTTTTATTGCCAGCGTTGCAGCCATTTTGCAGACGGGTGCTATGCCAGTATTTGTAGATTCTGACCCTGAAACATTTCAAATCGACCCAGTTGAAATAAGGAAGAAAATTACCAGTAGAACCAAAGCTATTTTACCAGTACATATTTTAGGTTTACCTGCAGATATGGACAGTATTATGGCCATAGCCAAAGAAAATGACCTCGTGGTTATCGAAGATGCTTGCCAGGGTTGGTTGGCAGAAATAAACCACAAGAAAGTAGGTACATTTGGACTCGCTGGATGTTTTAGTTTTCAAAACTCCAAGAATTTACCTATGGGTGAAGGTGGAGCCATTGTAAGTGATGATGATGATTTTATGGACAGGTGTTTTTCCTACCATAATTATGGTTATGCTTATGGCTCTTTGGTAGGAGCCGTCAATCAAGGTGCCGTTATAGCGGGGACAAAGATTCGGCTTACCGAATACCAGGCAGCCATCGGCTTAAGTCAATTGCAAAGGCTGGATAGTGAAACCCAATTGAGGGAAACAAATGCATCTTACCTTAAGCAGAAATTAGAAGGAGTTTCAGGGCTTAGTACTTATGTGCTGTATCCCAATGTGACTCGTGCAGTCTTTCACCTTTTCCCTTTTAGATTTCATAGTGAAGGCTTTAAAGGGCTTTCGAGAGATGTTTTCCTAAAGGCCTTAAGAGCTGAAGGAATTCCTTGCTCAAGTGGTTACATTCCGCTAAATGATAAATTGTATTTAAAGGATGCATTTACTTCAAAAAATTACCGAAGAATGTACCAGGCAAATGAATTGGATTTCGACAATTACGTAGCCAATAACCAATGCCCAATAACCGATAAATTGTGCAATGAGGAGGCTGTTTGGCTTTCGCAGAGTATGTTATTAGGCAGCCAGTCTGATATGGATGACATAGCCAATGCCATTATGAAAATCCATGAGAATGCTGAGGAATTACTTAACTATAAAGGATAAATTATTACCATAAATAAAACCAACTATACAATTGGAATCAAATACTAAAAACAAGGGGCTATTGGCCCAACCTTATTATTCAGGTTTTGAAATAGCCCATGATACCTACCAGGCATTAAGCAGTGCCTCTGATGGGAAAATTTATTATGTTTTGTCATCTGAGTCGCTTACAAAAGCGGGTCAACTTTATAGTCTTGATCCGGAGACTGATAAGATTGAGTGGTTAGCAGACCTTTCTGAGGCTTGTGGTGAAATAGATAGCAATACTATTCCGCAAGGAAAAAGCCATGTTCCCTTTTTTGAAAAAGATGGCAAATTGTATTTCGGTACTCATATCGGTGTGTATGAAATGATCGATGACATGGAGAGACTTCCTGTCAACCCTATGGAGGGTGTAGAGAACTACCTTGGAGGTCATTTTCTAAGCTGGGATATGGAGAATAAGGTGATGGAAGACCTTGCTATCGTACCTGATGGTGAAGGAGTGCTTACCATGACCATGGATACCGAAAGGAATCAAATTTATGCCCTCACTTGGCCAAGCGGGAATTTCTTGCATCTGGATTTGAATAC
Protein-coding sequences here:
- a CDS encoding DegT/DnrJ/EryC1/StrS family aminotransferase; its protein translation is MKYTRRDFVKTNALVGTGALMGFNFIQPEVKPALMGGKPVRTASWPSWPRWNPDTDESRVLEVLRSGVWSRSGVVKEFEDKWANTIGSKRCLTVVNGTNALIAALVQADIGGGDEVLVSSYTFIASVAAILQTGAMPVFVDSDPETFQIDPVEIRKKITSRTKAILPVHILGLPADMDSIMAIAKENDLVVIEDACQGWLAEINHKKVGTFGLAGCFSFQNSKNLPMGEGGAIVSDDDDFMDRCFSYHNYGYAYGSLVGAVNQGAVIAGTKIRLTEYQAAIGLSQLQRLDSETQLRETNASYLKQKLEGVSGLSTYVLYPNVTRAVFHLFPFRFHSEGFKGLSRDVFLKALRAEGIPCSSGYIPLNDKLYLKDAFTSKNYRRMYQANELDFDNYVANNQCPITDKLCNEEAVWLSQSMLLGSQSDMDDIANAIMKIHENAEELLNYKG
- a CDS encoding WbqC family protein; translation: MTSESKVMTTDLLYLPPLAYFVAISGADKVHVHADAKLSRQSYVNKAEILLTNKRETLIVPVHGLRKKLALKDVKIDYHQKWLNVHLRGIKSAYGKSPFFEYFYDDLEQIYLRKPNFLIDLNLDLLTLCLKFLRWNVSLVVKEKEEEGDQKNDLRGIIHPKLLTSSDLVYKPYPYMQIFGPNFVSNLSIVDLLFCEGPAANEVLNLSRK
- a CDS encoding ATP-dependent Clp protease ATP-binding subunit — its product is MEAKFSNRVKEVISLSREEALRLGHDYIGTEHLLLGMIREGEGVAVSILKKLGVPLDELRNAVERAVKGTANHNVKNLANIPLTRQSEKVLKITYLEAKIFKSQLIGTEHLLLSILRDEDNIATQILQKFDATYDTVKEMLEFQTDQTPRSGTEADDPDEEGSKLFGASGGSSGSAKGTTEKSRTPVLDNFGRDLTRMAEEDKLDPIIGREKEIERVAQILSRRKKNNPILIGEPGVGKTAIAEGLALRIIQKKVSRVLFNKRVVTLDLASLVAGTKYRGQFEERMKAVMNELEKSPNVILFIDELHTIVGAGGASGSLDASNMFKPALARGEIQCIGATTLDEYRQYIEKDGALARRFQMVMVDATSPEETIQILENIKDKYEDHHNVIYTPEAINACVNLSDRYISDRFLPDKAIDILDEAGARVHIKNIHVPENILKLEDEVEKIKVEKNRVVKSQKYEEAAQLRDKEKKLLEQLENAKAKWEEESKTKRYAVEEDNVAEVIAMMTGIPARRIAQNEGAKLLNMGEELKGKVVGQDEAIKKLTKAIQRTRVGLKDPKKPIGSFVFLGPTGVGKTELAKMLATYLFDKDDSLVRIDMSEYMEKFSVSRLVGAPPGYVGYEEGGQLTEKVRRKPYSVVLLDEIEKAHPDVFNILLQVLDDGVLTDGLGRRVDFRNTIIIMTSNIGVRDLKDFGAGIGFASKAKEENMDEVMKSTIQNALKKAFSPEFLNRLDDVVIFNSLNKEHIHKIIDISLTKLFARITDLGYTIELSEKAKDFLSEKGYDKQYGARPLNRAIQKYLEDALAEEILKGELSEGDVILADYSGEGEELEIKVNKKEKAD